A part of Sulfurimonas sp. HSL-1716 genomic DNA contains:
- a CDS encoding VWA domain-containing protein produces the protein MFDGFYFEHPKVLFVIFFFIACASLCRMRLPSFYFPHSQQFAKDTLGKSKLLFLLKWLSIVMLILAFMSPVKDEPYEIAPKHGYDIALILDSSESMGSHGFDTTNVNATKFDAVKSIVKDFIVKRKNDNLGIVVFGAYSFIASPLTYDKNILQKVVDQMYISIAGRYTALYDSLAQGVNLLKNSKAKTKIAILLTDGYNTPEATKIPLRVALDMAKKEKIKVYTIGIGNPGEFDQDLLVKIAKETGAKAYGAGDASQLQGIYNDIDKLEKSDLKSQTFTNVKYYYFYPLFIGLLTLMLYVYLMNKRGHE, from the coding sequence ATGTTTGACGGTTTCTATTTTGAACACCCCAAAGTCTTATTTGTCATTTTTTTCTTTATAGCATGCGCCTCATTATGCCGCATGCGGCTGCCGTCGTTTTATTTTCCCCATTCGCAGCAGTTCGCAAAAGATACACTCGGCAAGTCAAAACTGCTTTTTTTGCTCAAATGGCTCTCTATAGTCATGCTCATACTGGCGTTCATGTCGCCGGTAAAAGACGAACCCTACGAGATCGCACCAAAGCATGGCTACGACATAGCGCTTATACTCGACAGCTCGGAATCCATGGGTTCGCATGGTTTTGATACCACGAACGTCAATGCCACGAAATTTGATGCGGTAAAGAGCATAGTAAAAGATTTTATCGTCAAAAGAAAGAACGATAATCTTGGGATAGTGGTATTTGGAGCCTACTCGTTCATAGCTTCGCCTTTGACATACGATAAGAACATACTTCAAAAAGTGGTTGATCAGATGTATATCTCTATCGCCGGACGGTATACGGCGCTTTACGATTCTCTGGCACAAGGCGTGAATCTGCTTAAAAACTCTAAGGCAAAGACAAAGATAGCCATTCTTTTGACAGACGGCTACAATACGCCCGAAGCTACGAAAATACCTTTGCGCGTAGCACTGGACATGGCAAAAAAAGAGAAGATAAAAGTCTACACCATAGGCATAGGAAATCCGGGCGAGTTCGATCAGGATCTTTTGGTGAAAATAGCAAAAGAAACAGGTGCAAAAGCATACGGTGCAGGAGACGCTTCACAGCTTCAAGGTATTTACAACGACATTGACAAGCTTGAGAAATCCGACCTAAAATCGCAGACTTTCACAAACGTAAAATATTACTATTTCTATCCTCTTTTTATAGGATTGCTTACTTTGATGCTGTATGTTTATCTTATGAACAAAAGGGGGCATGAATGA
- a CDS encoding VWA domain-containing protein: protein MTFLHPEFIYYMLLPLIALFALLLTQKDRHALFFSEETMEKLRINSKRMSLRVRNVLFFIIGLLLILSLAQPVVPNGKVEIKAKSADIMIALDISDSMLATDVYPSRLELAKHKILDLLKIAPNERIGVVAFAKSSYLVSPLSFDHDAVSFLTKQLEPESITEKGTDLLQLLYSVNDNLKKQKNRYLLLLSDGGDKKDFSKEIAYAKAHNITVFILALGTKKGAPIKEEDGFITQNGKIIISKLNESVSSLATSTGGVYIEGVNSDRDVKEMLKEIRSRSKQKTLKSETITRYIPLFYIPVGFALFLLLIATSSMGRRETVNVPGAFLIALFLSASVPSYAGIMDFKLVDDAKKSYEKGDYKKSSLLYDKYVKEHDTNEANYNLASALYKDKKYKKASHLYNSVHFADKKKQAGVLYNLANSYAKSGKLQEALDTYNKSLSLKDDEDAKINRDIIEKLLKKRKNKKQNQQNKKQQQNKQNNQNNKSGQNNQKDQNKQGQNKNGQDQNKQNGKNNKNSDNQGSQNKQNQKEQNKNGQNDSKKSSKAADQEKKEKQQDQQNKNAQNKGKQSQNDTQELTGTQKSDKEKQQDQQTGSDASSAKKGSMSDKEEKKWIKRLNSNTPAHIYKLKAMKTDKDDENEKPW from the coding sequence ATGACATTTTTACATCCTGAGTTTATATACTATATGCTGCTTCCGCTTATCGCTCTGTTTGCGCTTCTTTTAACGCAAAAAGACAGACATGCCCTCTTTTTTTCAGAGGAGACGATGGAAAAACTCCGTATCAATTCAAAAAGAATGAGCCTTCGTGTCAGAAACGTCCTTTTTTTTATCATAGGCTTACTGCTCATTTTGTCGCTTGCACAGCCCGTCGTTCCAAACGGAAAGGTAGAAATAAAAGCCAAAAGTGCAGATATTATGATAGCATTGGATATATCGGATTCCATGCTGGCGACGGATGTTTATCCTTCGCGCCTGGAACTTGCAAAACACAAGATACTCGATCTTTTGAAAATAGCTCCCAACGAGCGCATAGGGGTAGTTGCCTTTGCAAAATCAAGCTATCTCGTCTCTCCGCTTAGTTTTGATCATGATGCCGTTTCGTTTTTGACAAAACAGCTTGAACCGGAATCCATAACAGAAAAAGGAACGGATCTGCTGCAGCTGCTTTATTCTGTTAATGATAATCTCAAAAAGCAGAAAAACAGATATCTGCTGCTTTTAAGCGACGGCGGTGACAAAAAGGACTTTAGCAAAGAGATAGCGTATGCAAAAGCGCATAACATTACGGTATTTATTCTCGCGCTTGGAACAAAAAAAGGTGCTCCCATCAAAGAAGAGGATGGATTCATAACGCAAAACGGCAAAATCATAATCTCGAAACTCAACGAGTCAGTATCTTCTCTTGCGACAAGCACGGGAGGTGTTTATATAGAGGGAGTAAATTCCGACAGAGACGTCAAAGAGATGTTAAAAGAGATACGGTCTCGCAGCAAACAAAAAACTTTGAAATCCGAGACGATCACAAGATACATACCGCTGTTTTATATACCCGTAGGATTTGCTCTGTTTTTGCTTCTTATCGCGACGAGTTCCATGGGCAGACGGGAGACGGTAAACGTGCCGGGAGCGTTTTTGATAGCTCTGTTTTTATCGGCTTCTGTCCCCTCTTATGCGGGAATCATGGATTTTAAACTTGTCGACGATGCAAAAAAATCGTATGAGAAGGGAGATTATAAAAAGAGCAGTTTATTGTACGACAAATATGTAAAAGAGCATGATACGAACGAAGCCAATTACAACCTTGCTTCTGCGCTGTATAAAGATAAAAAATATAAAAAAGCCTCGCATCTTTACAACAGTGTTCATTTTGCGGATAAAAAGAAACAGGCGGGAGTTTTGTACAATCTGGCAAACTCCTATGCAAAATCCGGAAAACTTCAAGAAGCCCTTGATACTTATAATAAATCTCTTTCTTTAAAAGATGACGAAGATGCAAAGATAAACAGGGATATCATAGAAAAACTGCTAAAAAAGAGAAAAAACAAGAAACAAAACCAGCAAAACAAAAAGCAGCAGCAAAATAAGCAGAACAACCAAAATAATAAGAGCGGACAAAATAATCAAAAAGACCAGAACAAACAGGGGCAAAACAAAAACGGACAAGACCAGAACAAGCAAAACGGCAAAAACAATAAAAACAGCGATAATCAGGGGTCTCAAAATAAACAGAACCAAAAAGAGCAGAATAAAAACGGACAAAACGATTCGAAAAAATCAAGTAAAGCAGCCGATCAAGAGAAAAAAGAGAAGCAACAAGATCAGCAAAACAAAAACGCTCAGAACAAAGGTAAACAAAGTCAAAACGACACTCAAGAGCTAACAGGAACGCAAAAAAGCGATAAAGAGAAGCAACAAGATCAGCAGACGGGTTCAGATGCTTCATCGGCAAAGAAAGGATCCATGAGTGACAAAGAGGAGAAAAAATGGATAAAAAGATTGAACTCAAACACTCCTGCACATATCTATAAGCTAAAAGCCATGAAAACCGATAAGGATGATGAAAATGAAAAACCTTGGTAA